The following proteins are co-located in the Salvelinus namaycush isolate Seneca chromosome 31, SaNama_1.0, whole genome shotgun sequence genome:
- the LOC120025814 gene encoding mitochondrial fission process protein 1-like has translation MDQSQEKPNKEIDIYRDTWVRFLGYANEVGEAFRALVPVSAVWATYAVATVYVSADAVDKGKKAAMEHGDNPGKTTKVAVAVVDTFVWQALASVAIPGFTINRVCAASLYLLGRTTRLPLSVRKWTTTAIGLSTIPFIIHPIDRGVDFLLDSSLRKVYGQSAGERHD, from the exons ATGGATCAAAGTCAAGAAAAACCAAACAAGGAGATCGACATTTATCGTGACACATGGGTCCGCTTCTTAG GCTATGCCAATGAGGTGGGAGAGGCCTTCCGTGCCCTGGTGCCAGTGAGTGCTGTATGGGCCACATATGCAGTTGCCACCGTGTATGTTTCCGCTGATGCTGTGGACAAGGGGAAGAAGGCTGCCATG GAGCATGGTGACAACCCAGGGAAGACAACCAAGGTGGCTGTAGCAGTGGTGGACACATTTGTATGGCAGGCCCTGGCCTCGGTCGCTATCCCAGGCTTCACCATCAACCGTGTGTGTgctgcctctctctacctcctggGCAGAACCACGCGCCTGCCCCTCTCCGTACGCAAGTGGACCACCACGGCCATCGGCCTCTCCACCATCCCCTTCATCATCCACCCCATCGACAG GGGAGTGGACTTCCTGCTGGACTCCAGCCTGCGTAAGGTCTACGGTCAGTCTGCAGGAGAGAGGCATGACTAA